In the Mya arenaria isolate MELC-2E11 chromosome 11, ASM2691426v1 genome, one interval contains:
- the LOC128208655 gene encoding putative nuclease HARBI1: protein MATCSHDRRFIDIVAKWPGSQHDSSVMNTSLLKEHMESERPGMLLADSGYPLTTSLLTPLANPVTPAEARYNNAQSKGRMVIEQSFGILKGRFRCLHKTGGVLSYSPEKSCAIFMACARLHNMCLDWGLTLDDAQVVDPGQDAMEARMGQPCLQVQELRRRVVNTFV, encoded by the exons ATGGCTACATGTAGCCACGACAGAAG GTTCATCGACATTGTCGCCAAGTGGCCAGGGTCGCAGCATGATTCTTCCGTCATGAACACCTCGTTGTTGAAG GAACACATGGAGAGTGAGAGGCCAGGGATGCTGCTGGCTGATAGCGGTTATCCACTCACTACCAGCCTGCTAACTCCGCTTGCTAATCCCGTAACGCCTGCTGAAGCAAGATATAACAACGCGCAGAGCAAGGGAAGGATGGTTATCGAGCAGAGTTTTGGAATCCTGAAAGGAAGGTTTCG ATGTCTCCACAAAACTGGCGGTGTGTTGAGTTACAGTCCCGAAAAGTCGTGTGCAATTTTTATGGCATGTGCCAGGTTGCACAATATGTGTTTGGATTGGGGTCTGACACTGGACGATGCCCAAGTAGTGGACCCAGGCCAAGATGCTATGGAGGCCCGGATGGGACAACCATGCTTGCAGGTGCAAGAACTGCGACGACGAGTTGTGAACACTTTTGTATGA
- the LOC128209963 gene encoding uncharacterized protein LOC128209963 has protein sequence MSLSGKEKKREPNWTLEERNTLIELCRASTNTLKMNWGEVADRVNSIGGNSRVAPEVKKKWTDMKSNVKRKAQQERTESRQTGNGLKTINLDSWEEMVLTTILKVSVDGIPGGVQCGVSSIQESNKEEEEEEEKDMIQGAAANVKDRSSSVKFSSCDATGGSTSNLQLRMVMAQEQQNSILSSIDSTLKKMLEYQKEKSVDLLHFEY, from the exons ATGTCTTTAAGCGGAAAAGAAAAGAAACGGGAGCCAAACTGGACGCTAGAAGAAAGAAATACGCTTATAGAGCTATGCCGGGCCAGTACAAACACACTCAAAATGAACTGGGGAGAAGTGGCTGACAG GGTGAACAGTATCGGGGGAAACTCCAGAGTCGCCCCTGAGGTTAAAAAGAAGTGGACTGATATGAAG AGCAATGTAAAGAGGAAGGCGCAGCAAGAACGGACAGAAAGCAGGCAGACAGGAAATGGGTTGAAGACTATAAATCTGGATTCTTGGGAGGAAATG GTATTGACAACCATTCTAAAGGTGTCAGTTGATGGCATTCCTGGAGGCGTGCAGTGCGGGGTTTCTTCAATCCAGGAATCGAATAAAG aagaagaagaagaagaagaaaaagacaTGATCCAGGGAGCAGCAGCTAATGTGAAAGACCGCTCATCATCAGTAAAGTTTT CTTCTTGTGATGCAACAGGGGGTTCCACATCAAATCTTCAACTGCGAATGGTGATGGCCCAGGAGCAACAAAACAGTATTCTGTCATCAATAGATTCTACATTGAagaaaatgttagaataccaaaaAGAAAAATCCGTTGACCTTctacattttgaatattaa